GTAAAGTGTGCCGAACAAACCAAGGCAAAAAAGGGAAGTACATCACGATTATTACATCGTTATTAACCGTACCGTCAGCTGCTGTTGTGTTCGAATGTGCGGGAACGTTGGTATCTTTATCGTCTGCACCTACAGCCATTAAAAGCGTATCCAATACGTATTGCCAACTGTTACTCACTCAAAGTGACAACAACGTGAAACTTATCATTCTTGATCGGTTAGACGAACTCAAATCTTCCCATAGGGATATTATCGTTGATATGATAATGGATGTGCTTCGGGCACTTTCAAGCCCGAATCACGATATCAGGAGGAAAACACTTGATATTGTTCTTGATTTAATCACTCCTCGAAACATTAACGAAGTCGTTCTTACGTTGAAAAAAGAAGTTGTGAAAACTCAAAGCGGGGAGTTGGAGAAAGACGGTGAGTACCGTCAAATGCTTATTCAAGCGATTCATTCTTGTGCAGTTAAATTCCCGGAAGTTGCGGGCACGGTTGTACATATGTTAATGGATTTCTTGGGTGACAGTAATGTCGCGTCGGCAATGGATGTAATTGTTTTCGTGAGGGAGATAATTGAAACAAACCCGAAGTTGAGGGTTTCTATCGTAACTCGGTTGATCGACACGTTTTACCAGATACGGTCTGCACGAGTTTGTTCGTGTGCTCTCTGGATCATTAGCGAGTATTGTCTTTCGCTTTCGGAAGTCGAAAGTGGAATTACGGTTATAAAACAGTGTCTCGGAGACTTGCCGTTTTACTCAGCTTCAGAAGACGgtgataataataatactaatgaATCTGTTAAAAGGTCTCCGCAAGTCAATGCAATAACGGTTTCTTCTAAACGGCCCGCTATACTTGCTGATGGAACTTACGCCACTCAGAGTGCAGCTTCCGAAACTACTTTTTCCGCACCTACGTTGGTCCAAACAACGTTAAATTCCGGAAATTTGAGATCGCTTCTTTTAACTGGTGATTTCTTCTTGGGTGCGGTTGTGGCGTGTACGTTGACTAGACTTGTGTTGCGTTTGACCGAGGTTCAAACATCGAAAGTTGAAGTCAACAAGTCAGCGACACAAGTATTGCTGATCATTGTCTCGATGTTGCAACTTGGTCAATCTTCGTTTCTTCCACACCCGATTGATAATGACTCTTACGATAGAATCGTTGTTTGTTTACGGTTACTATGTAATCCGGATGAACAAATCAAGAAAATATGGCTGCAGTCTTGCCGTGAAAGTTTCGTTCAAATGCTTGTGGAGAAACAGCAGCAGGAAACCGAGGAAATAAAAGCAAAGTCTCAGGTTTTACACGCACAACCCGATGATCTCATCGACTTTTATCACTTGAAGAGCAGGAAGGTAataattttgttgtttttttaagagtaaaatgccatttttgtccctgaggtttgaccagttttgtgactttcatccaaaggtttgtttttccgcatctggatccaaaagttTGAAACCTTgctattttcatccggctcgttaactccatccatttttctccgttaagtcaggggtatttctgtcttttttgttaacctaaaggcaatttggtctttttcactttatgtaaaaagaccgaatacccctaGAAAAggccaaattgccctttaagttaacaaaaaaggcggaaatacccctgacttaacggagaaaatggatggagttaacaagccgaatgaaaatagcaagatttcaaaccttttggatccagatacggaaaaacaaacctttggacgaaagacGCAAAACTGGTTAAaactcagggacgaaaatgacattttactctgtttttcatATTGTATAAGTTGCATTATTTTacaggtttttttatttttaatgtttttgactcCCCAGGGCATGAGTCAACTGGAGTTAGAAGATGAAGTTCAAGATGACCTAAAACGTGCTACTGGCGAATTTGTAAACGAAGGAGATTCTGCAAATAGACTAAACCGTATTCTTCAACTAACCGGTTTTAGTGACCCAGTTTATGCCGAGGCGTACGTGACCGTTCATCACTATGACATCATTCTTGACGTCACAATTATCAACAGAACCAAAGCGACCCTGCAAAATCTATGTTTGGAGTTAGCAACAATGGGTGACCTTAA
Above is a window of Helianthus annuus cultivar XRQ/B chromosome 14, HanXRQr2.0-SUNRISE, whole genome shotgun sequence DNA encoding:
- the LOC110909293 gene encoding coatomer subunit beta-1, with protein sequence MEKSCSLLIHFDKGTPALANEIKEALEGNDDAAKVDAMKKANMLVLNGETIPQLFITIIRYVLPSEDHTVQKLLLLYLENIEKTDSKGKILPEMILICQNLRNNLQHPNEYIRGVTLRFLCRICETEIIEPLIPSVLANLEHRNPYVRRNAILAVNAIYKLPQGDNLLVDAPEMIEKMLTTEADQSAKRNAFLMLYTCAQDRAINYLLTHVDKVSDWGESLQMVVLDLIRKVCRTNQGKKGKYITIITSLLTVPSAAVVFECAGTLVSLSSAPTAIKSVSNTYCQLLLTQSDNNVKLIILDRLDELKSSHRDIIVDMIMDVLRALSSPNHDIRRKTLDIVLDLITPRNINEVVLTLKKEVVKTQSGELEKDGEYRQMLIQAIHSCAVKFPEVAGTVVHMLMDFLGDSNVASAMDVIVFVREIIETNPKLRVSIVTRLIDTFYQIRSARVCSCALWIISEYCLSLSEVESGITVIKQCLGDLPFYSASEDGDNNNTNESVKRSPQVNAITVSSKRPAILADGTYATQSAASETTFSAPTLVQTTLNSGNLRSLLLTGDFFLGAVVACTLTRLVLRLTEVQTSKVEVNKSATQVLLIIVSMLQLGQSSFLPHPIDNDSYDRIVVCLRLLCNPDEQIKKIWLQSCRESFVQMLVEKQQQETEEIKAKSQVLHAQPDDLIDFYHLKSRKGMSQLELEDEVQDDLKRATGEFVNEGDSANRLNRILQLTGFSDPVYAEAYVTVHHYDIILDVTIINRTKATLQNLCLELATMGDLKLVERPQNYTLAPESSKQIRANIKVSSTETGVIFGNIVYETSNVLERNVVVLNDIHIDIMDYISPAVCSDAAYRSMWAEFEWENKVAVNTVIQDEKEFLDHIIKSTNMKCLTPPSALEGYCGFLAANLYAKSVFGEDALVNLSVEKQADGKLSGYIRIRSKTQGIALSLGDKITLKQKGGA